Within the Flavobacterium sp. CG_23.5 genome, the region TCCAAGCCGATGAATTATCGATAACTGTAGTTCCTGCTGCTGCAAATTTTGGAGCCCATTCCAATGAAGTGTCACCACCAGCTGAGAATAAAGCAATATCGGCTTTCATATCTACTGCGGTTTGCATTCCTACAACGGTATAACTCTTCCCTTTAAATTCGATTTGTTTTCCCACTGATTTCTCAGAAGCAACAGGAATTAATTCTGTTACAGGAAAATTTCTTTCTGCCAATACTTTTAACATTACTTCGCCAACCATTCCAGTAGCGCCTACAACTGCTATTCTCATAGTATATATTTATTATTGAATCTTATTTTGAACTACAAAAGTAAGTAATATTCAAATCAATACAAGAGTCTTCACAAAAAATAACAAAATGTTATAATTATAACAAAGCAAAAAACCATCAGCTGTGGCGGATGGTTTAACGGAACATAAGTGTTGTGCTCTTATTTTTGTAACAAGTCTCTAATTTGTATAAGTAATTCTACTTCAGTTGGTCCGGCAGGTACCACAACCACTTCTTCTTTCTTTTTGGCTTTTTCGGCAGCTCTTAAAATAATGAAAATGAAAAAAGCAATAATAACAAAATTGATGATAGCTTGGACTAAATTACCGTAAGTAATAACCGCTGCACCTGCTTTTTTTGCTTCAGCCAAAGTCTCATACCTGTTACCGTTGAGCGCAATAAATTTTTGGGTAAAATCGATACCTCCAGTTATCAATCCAATTATTGGCATAATAACATCATCCACAGCAGAAGCGATAATTTTACCAAAAGCAGCACCAATAACTACGGCAGTCGCTAAACTCAACACATCACCTTTCATTAAAGATGTTTTAAAATCACTGAAAAATCCCATAATTGCTTAGTTTTAGGTTAAAATCTCTTTTTTTTAAGTAACGAACATAGTTAAAATTTTAACATAACAAACTTCTTTTTATTACAAAAAAAATTATTCCCGATAAAACACACGTTTTACCCGCTGAGATATACTTGTAAGAATTTCATAAGGAATAGTATTTAGTTTTTGCGCAATCTCATTTACGGTTGGGCTTTCGCCAAAAATAATCACAGCATCTCCTTCTTTGCAATCAATTCCGTTGACATCCACCATTAGCATATCCATGCAAACGCTACCTAAAATAGTTGCTTTACTATTTTTAATTGTTACAAAACCCACTCCATTCCCCCAACCTCTGGAAATCCCGTCAGCATAACCTATAGGAATTGTAGCAATTTTTGTTGGTTTCTCTGCCATAAATCTTCTGCCATAACCAACACTATCTCCGGCAGGAATGGTTCTGATTTGAGAAATAATAGATTTTAATGTCCCTACATTCTCCAGTTGTTTTTGCTCTTCGTTATCATTTGAAACTCCGTAAAGACCTATTCCAAGGCGCACCATATCATATTGCGAATCCGGATAATTACTAATTCCCGAAGTGTTTAATATATGGCGAATGGGTTTTATTTGTAATTCGCTCATCAGTTTTGAAGACAATTTCTCGAATAAATCAATTTGTGATTGTGCGAAATCCTTATGTTCTAAATCGTCACTTGTGGCCATGTGCGA harbors:
- the mscL gene encoding large conductance mechanosensitive channel protein MscL; its protein translation is MGFFSDFKTSLMKGDVLSLATAVVIGAAFGKIIASAVDDVIMPIIGLITGGIDFTQKFIALNGNRYETLAEAKKAGAAVITYGNLVQAIINFVIIAFFIFIILRAAEKAKKKEEVVVVPAGPTEVELLIQIRDLLQK